The following proteins come from a genomic window of Tenebrio molitor chromosome 9, icTenMoli1.1, whole genome shotgun sequence:
- the LOC138138038 gene encoding tRNA endonuclease ANKZF1-like — protein sequence MEVIKIFEEKFHLIIKNKIKSVLLENQECEDAETSPKREWISDKNNTLACSYCRVYFENVNQQREHYKLDWHRYNLRQSLVQKQPISEGEFDEKTTKDDLSSISGSDSEDEDTLDTYATAQGKIFLQNDEGKVFSMYACLLYDKKGDLTDGELSNRIRECCVKNKKWAVLMLGGGHFAGAVFDDQEAILHKTFHCYTVRAGQGGSQSSRDSKSGGSHPKSAGASLRRYNEQSLVQHVKGIVETWKAELDRCSLIIYRASGPYNRSVLFGGPTPLFNRNDGRLRTVPFSTRRATFAEVKRVHSLLALAHVYESLESAAEYFTRRKITEQNTKRAKAKSACVDRAKSREIVERPLPVNPESDSSEGEVFSLITESSEISLEESLQEFGDSLTAEQRKCTPKKKKPKKSKAKKEKERDEQRKKELAEILARGRVDRLSQLLENFLKVEESQSKDGFVNEVLDDHGNTLLHIAAMNEQDETVEFLLCNEANPCLKNKKQQTAYTCTQSKEIRDTLKHFARENPDKYNYNKAQIPTNVLTPEELNERKKAQRKIKKEKEKIKRQENEVKRQEEVERERFLKLSDREKRALAAERRILSQSGAVITRCFLCAADMTGKVPFEYLGNRFCSVDCLKGHRMQNPVVLS from the exons ATggaagttattaaaatttttgaagaaaaatttcacttaataattaaaaataaaattaaaagtgttTTATTGGAAAATCAAGAATGTGAag ACGCTGAAACGTCCCCTAAACGAGAATGGATTTCGGACAAGAACAATACATTGGCTTGTTCATACTGTCGAGTGTACTTTGAAAACGTGAACCAACAAAGAGAGCACTACAAATTGGATTGGCATCGTTACAACTTGCGGCAATCTCTTGTCCAAAAACAGCCGATATCGGAAGGAGAATTCGACGAAAAGACAACTAAAG ATGACCTTTCCAGCATCTCAGGTTCGGATTCTGAAGACGAAGATACTCTAGACACTTACGCCACGGCCcaaggaaaaatttttttgcaaaatgacGAAGGAAAAGTATTTTCAATGTACGCTTGTTTATTGTATGACAAAAAA GGGGACTTGACTGACGGTGAACTCTCAAATCGGATTCGGGAGTGCTGcgtgaagaataaaaagtgGGCGGTGTTGATGCTGGGCGGAGGACATTTCGCGGGCGCAGTTTTCGACGACCAAGAAGCCATCTTGCACAAGACGTTTCACTGTTACACGGTCAGGGCAGGTCAAGGGGGCTCCCAATCATCTCGCGATAGTAAAAGTGGAGGGTCACATCCGAAAAGTGCCGGTGCTTCTTTACGACGCTATAACGAACAATCCCTAGTTCAACACGTTAAGGGTATTGTGGAAACCTGGAAAGCTGAGTTGGATCGGTGCAGTCTCATCATATACAGAGCGTCGGGACCCTACAATAGGTCGGTTTTGTTCGGAGGCCCCACCCCTTTGTTCAACAGAAACGACGGTAGATTGAGAACTGTGCCGTTTTCCACCAGGAGAGCGACTTTTGCTGAAGTCAAAAGAGTTCATTCTCTGCTCGCGCTAGCGCACGTTTACG AGTCTCTTGAATCCGCAGCCGAATATTTTACTCGTCGTAAAATTACtgaacaaaacacaaaaagagCAAAAGCCAAATCGGCTTGCGTCGACAGAGCCAAGTCCAGGGAAATAGTAGAGCGCCCTCTACCTGTGAACCCGGAATCAGACAGTTCGGAGGGAGAAGTGTTCAGTTTGATCACGGAAAGTAGTGAGATATCTTTGGAAGAGTCTCTGCAAGAGTTCGGGGACAGTCTGACCGCAGAACAGAGGAAATGTACGCCGAAAAAGAAGAAACCGAAGAAGAGTAAAGCGAAAAAAGAGAAGGAGCGAGACGAACAGAGGAAGAAAGAGCTCGCGGAGATTTTAGCGAGAGGGCGCGTCGACAGGTTGAGCCAACTTCTggagaattttttgaaagtgGAGGAAAGCCAATCTAAGGACGGGTTCGTCAACGAAGTTTTAGACGATCACGGCAACACTTTACTCCACATTGCTGCAATGAACGAGCAAGACGAGACTGTCGAGTTTTTGTTATGCAACGAGGCGAATCCATgcttgaaaaacaaaaaacaacaaacggCGTACACTTGCACTCAGAGCAAAGAAATTCGCGACACCCTGAAACACTTCGCAAGAGAAAATCCGGACAAATACAATTACAACAAAGCGCAGATTCCGACAAACGTGTTGACACCTGAAGAACTGAACGAGAGGAAGAAGGCCCAACGCAAAATCAAAAAggagaaagaaaaaatcaaacgcCAAGAAAACGAAGTCAAGAGACAGGAAGAGGTGGAAAGAGAGAGGTTTCTCAAGTTGAGCGATAGAGAGAAGAGGGCGCTGGCGGCGGAAAGAAGGATTTTGAGCCAATCGGGTGCGGTAATCACGAGGTGTTTTTTGTGCGCCGCTGACATGACAGGAAAGGTGCCGTTTGAGTATTTAGGCAACAGGTTTTGCTCGGTGGATTGTCTCAAAGGCCACAGAATGCAGAATCCAGTAGTACTGTCATGA